In Gammaproteobacteria bacterium, one DNA window encodes the following:
- a CDS encoding Wzz/FepE/Etk N-terminal domain-containing protein, translating into MKNKQTQQNHDLAYYAGMVYRQKAWFLGVMVLTMLLGSLIIFLIPKVYSSQASILIEQETLYISSESRDNDLDLTHRVQAIFKTLLTNDSVESILRKFKILEDDVSKAGLQSALNGFKESVSLNFENAMVVNPYTGREGMASLGFTIQYEAGSPELTYEITKELTNLLFSGNRDKVNKKIVEQLEFLNMAKKTALLEIVQVENELSQYKEANSLLLPVVQSITIKRLDDLKSELGEVESKIDLLRSNADELQANIVTTRSDEGLYSPDGTRIVGKFEKLIILELEYEDLLSKYTQNHPVMIDMKEDIETLKERIKNSETKQNSGFGPANPVRELLLSRLDGTNNEIKYKIERITKIKEEIRAANRQLQKMPQIEKELQILELKQRGVVKKYEEIQTKLASATLHEGMGRANLLDNFTLLESPQYPLEPIKPRKKILLAVLLMLSIFLGILVALLKGMFSDRIVSKKDLSKYVDASIYMIPVTKQKNWPRKVLERQP; encoded by the coding sequence TTGAAAAATAAACAAACTCAACAAAATCATGACCTGGCATATTATGCAGGTATGGTCTACCGTCAAAAGGCGTGGTTTCTTGGAGTTATGGTACTGACCATGCTTTTAGGAAGTCTTATAATATTTTTAATCCCAAAGGTATACTCTTCTCAGGCCAGCATTTTAATTGAGCAGGAAACTCTGTATATATCGAGTGAGAGTCGTGATAATGATCTCGATTTGACTCATCGAGTACAAGCTATTTTCAAAACACTTCTAACAAATGATAGTGTTGAGAGTATTTTAAGAAAGTTCAAAATACTTGAAGATGATGTATCGAAAGCTGGTTTGCAAAGTGCACTTAATGGTTTCAAAGAATCAGTCAGTTTAAATTTTGAAAATGCGATGGTCGTTAATCCTTACACTGGCAGAGAAGGAATGGCTTCGCTTGGCTTTACAATTCAGTATGAAGCTGGTTCACCCGAACTGACATACGAGATCACCAAGGAACTCACAAATTTACTGTTTTCAGGAAATAGAGACAAAGTCAATAAAAAGATAGTAGAGCAGCTTGAATTTCTTAATATGGCAAAGAAAACGGCTTTATTAGAAATAGTGCAGGTTGAAAATGAATTATCTCAATATAAGGAAGCGAATAGCTTATTACTTCCTGTAGTTCAGAGTATTACAATTAAACGGCTGGATGACCTTAAGTCTGAGCTCGGTGAAGTCGAAAGTAAAATAGATCTGTTAAGAAGTAATGCGGATGAACTTCAGGCAAATATTGTAACAACTCGGTCTGATGAAGGGCTTTACTCCCCAGATGGCACAAGAATAGTAGGTAAATTTGAAAAGCTCATAATACTGGAGTTAGAGTACGAAGATCTATTATCCAAATATACTCAAAATCACCCTGTTATGATTGATATGAAAGAGGATATAGAGACTTTAAAAGAGCGTATAAAGAACTCAGAAACAAAGCAAAACTCAGGGTTTGGGCCTGCGAATCCTGTTCGAGAATTATTGCTTTCACGGCTGGATGGTACAAATAATGAAATAAAATATAAAATAGAGAGAATCACAAAGATTAAAGAAGAGATTAGAGCAGCTAATAGGCAATTGCAGAAAATGCCACAAATTGAAAAAGAGTTGCAGATTTTAGAGCTGAAGCAACGGGGTGTGGTTAAAAAGTATGAAGAGATCCAGACAAAATTGGCGAGCGCAACCTTACACGAAGGTATGGGTCGTGCAAATCTTCTGGATAACTTTACTCTGCTTGAATCTCCTCAGTACCCCTTGGAGCCGATCAAACCCAGAAAAAAAATACTTTTAGCCGTTCTGCTCATGCTCTCAATTTTTCTTGGAATACTGGTTGCTTTGTTAAAGGGTATGTTTAGCGACAGAATAGTCAGTAAAAAAGATTTATCTAAATATGTAGATGCATCTATTTATATGATACCTGTGACCAAACAAAAAAATTGGCCACGAAAGGTGTTAGAAAGACAGCCATGA